A stretch of Capsicum annuum cultivar UCD-10X-F1 unplaced genomic scaffold, UCD10Xv1.1 ctg4105, whole genome shotgun sequence DNA encodes these proteins:
- the LOC124891836 gene encoding uncharacterized protein LOC124891836, translated as MDDTSTKYDFMGCDEWDNSEDYEEEECGRGQTFQERKTLKLLLKQASVKISLNYTTLKSSKKYLRVRCIDHTCRWIVRACAIEESGWFHVQKYVGEHTCGIVHVTEKHKNVTMEVITSLIFNFFVNNKGPSPKEIERIVFRELHCRPSYWNGLNPRFINSFMVNEEAGRFIYYFMAFGASIRGYAHMRKVVAIDGTHLSGKYKGMLLFVVAQDTQNHIYPLAYYVMDKENDAS; from the exons ATGGATGATACGTCAACGAAATACGATTTCATGGGTTGTGATGAATGGGATAATAgtgaagattatgaagaagagGAGTGTGGAAGAG GACAAACattccaggaaaggaaaacatTAAAACTTTTGTTGAAGCAGGCGTCGGTGAAAATATCACTCAATTACACAACTCTGAAGAGTAGTAAGAAATACTTGAGGGTGAGGTGCATAGATCATACTTGCCGGTGGATAGTGCGCGCATGTGCTATCGAAGAATCGGGTTGGTTTCATGTCCAAAAGTATGTGGGAGAGCATACTTGTGGAATTGTTCATGTCACGGAAAAACACAAGAATGTTACCATGGAGGTCATTACCTCacttattttcaactttttcGTTAATAACAAAGGTCCAAGCCCGAAAGAGATCGAGAGGATTGTATTTAGGGAGCTACATTGCAGGCCGAGCTATTGGAA tgGCCTCAACCCCAGGTTTATTAATTCCTTCATGGTCAATGAGGAGGCTGGCaggtttatttactactttatggCATTTGGGGCTTCCATCCGTGGATATGCACACATGAGAAAGGTCGTTGCCATTGATGGCACGCATTTGTCAGGCAAGTACAAGGGCATGCTGTTGTTTGTTGTTGCTCAAGATACGCAGAATCATATCTATCCCTTAGCGTATTATGTGATGGATAAGGAGAACGATGCATCGTAG